The DNA window GTTATAGCGCCGATATGGAAATTATTTTGGATGCCAAAAGCTCAGCTTTGAGAGTCCCGACAGAAATTTTGGTGGATGAGAAGTTTGTGCTGATGGTCAATCAAGAGGGTCGTGTTGAGCGCCGCGAGCTGGTGTTAGGACTGTCTAACTGGCACTTCAGTGAAGTGATCAGTGGCGTTCTAGAGGGCGATCGAATTATTGGCAATATAGGCACTCAGGCGGTGGTTGATGGCGCTGAGGTTCGGGTTGTCGACGCGCCATGATCAAACTAGAGAAGATTAATAAGACCTACCAGGTGGGTGATTCTCCGCTGCGGGCACTGGCTGATGTGAGCTTGGACATAGAGTCTGGTGAGTACCTTAGCGTTATGGGTCCATCAGGTTCGGGCAAGTCGACATTATTGAATATGATTGGCCTGCTCGATCGTCCCGATTCTGGGCGCTACTGGTTTGATCAGATTGCCACTGAAGAACTTAATGAAGAGCGCCGCGCCCATCTGCGAGGTGAGAATATCGGGTTTATTTTTCAATCCTTTCATCTGATTAATCGACTCACCGCCTTCGAAAATATTGAGCTGCCGATGATGCTGGCGGGACTACCACTAAAACAGCGGCGCAGTGCAGTGACGGATGTATTGGCCATGGTGGGTCTCTCTGGCCGCGCCTCTCACAAACCCAATCAGCTATCTGGTGGCCAGTTGCAGCGTGTGGCTATAGCTAGGGCAATTGTTATGCGGCCAAGGTTGCTGTTGGCGGATGAGCCTACCGGTAATCTCGACTCTCGTTCTGGCGCTGAGGTAATTGATGTATTGGAGAAGCTTAACCAGGACGGTATCACTCTGATTACAGTGACCCATGATCAGAAGCTCGGTGATAGAGCCAGACGTCATATTCGTATGGTCGATGGAATGATCGACAGAGATCAGGACGGCTTTTCGCTAACGCCGGAAAATATCCATCAGCCGATAAAGAGCAATAATGAAACTAATTGATCAGCTGCTATTCAACCGGCAAGTCTTTTTGCGCCATCGGGTGCGCACATTATTGATGTTGCTAGCGGTGGCTATAGGGGTGGCCTCGGTGATCCTGCTGACCAGTTTGGGTGAGGGGGCTCGGGGCTACGTGGATCGTGAATTTTCAGCCCTGGGCAATCGCATCTTAATTGTTCTGCCCGGACGCAAAGAGACTACCGGTGGCGGTCCGCCGATGTATGGCGCATCGCCTCGGGATCTGACCCTCGAAGATGCCGGCGCCCTTGGGCGTATTCCTGGGGTTTTGGCAGTGGCGCCAATTGTTGCCGGCACCACCACCATTTCACATTCCAGTCTCTCCAGGGAGGTTATAACCCTGGGCAGCACTGCCAAGTTTTTTGCCGTGCGACAGTTACAGGTGGGTACAGGAAGTCTGCTTAGTGCTCGCGCCGAATCCGAACCATTGGCGGTGGCTGTACTCGGGGTTAAAGTCAAGCGAGAACTGTTTGGTAGCAGTCGCGCATTGGGTCGCTGGGTGCGGGTGGGTGACCGGCGTATGCGGGTGATTGGTGTGCTCGAGGAGCGCGGTGAATCTCTGGGGCTGGATATGCGCGATATGCTGGTGATTCCGGTGCGCACCGCTGAACAGCTATTTGATTCGCCGAGTCTATTTCGCATTCTGCTGGATATTGCCCCCAGTGCCGACAGTGACAAAATTAAAGACAAAATCGTCAATGTGATTCGCAAGCGCCACGACGGCGAGGAAGATGTCACCGTGATTAGTCAGGATTCCATGCTCGCAGCTTTCGATAATATTCTTGCGACGCTGACCATGGCCATCGCCGCGATTTCGTCTATCAGTCTGCTGGTGGCGGGTATTTTGATTATGAATATCAGCCTGATTTCGGTGAGTCAGCGACGCCAAGAGATTGGCCTGCTAAAAGCCATAGGAGCGAGCAGTCGCAAGATTAAACAACTCTTTATCGGCGAGTCATTGATGCTTATCTCTATGGGTTCTGCTGTGGGTATCAGTTTTGCCTTTGCACTTATTACTCTTTTTGCAGGCCTGTGGCCAAGCTTTCCTTTGCAGCCACCGGTTTGGGCAGTGCCCGCCGCACTGCTGGTGGCTTTTGCTACCGGGCTGGTGTTTTCTATTATACCGGCTAAACGGGCCGCAGCATTGGATCCAGTATTGGCACTGCGAGGGCAGCAGTAATGAATTTTCGCGACAGTAACAGCTGGATTTTTAGGGCGCTGTGGATGCAGCGCACCAGGACCTTGCTGACCATTGTTGGCTTCTCTATTGGTATTGCGGCAATGGTGATACTCAGCGCTCTTGGGGAAGGCCTCAGGGTGTTTGTGCTCAATGAGTTCACCCAGTTTGGCAGCCATATTATCGCGGTGAATCCGGGCAAGACCGAAACATTTGGTCTCAGTGGCCTGCTCAATACCACCAGACCTCTGTCACTGAGCGATGCCACCGCCATCAGCCAAATGCCTAATGTGGAAGAGGTGGTGCCCCTGGTGATGGGCAATGCCAAGGTTAAATACCATCAGCGTGCCCGCTACACCGACGTCGCCGGAGTCGGTGGGGCAGCGGATAAAGCCTGGAAGCTGGAGATTGCACAGGGAAAGTTTTTACCCAAGGACGATTTACAGCGCGCTCGGGCTCTGGTGGTGTTGGGCAGCAAGGTGAAAGAGGAGCTGTTCGCCGGGATCAATCCGGTGGGCAGTTTTGTGCGCATTGGCAGTGAGCGCTTTCGTGTTGTTGGAGTGGTTGCGCCCAAGGGGGAATTTCTCGGCACTGATCTCGATGATATGGTATTTATTCCTGCGGGCAAAGGTATGCAGCTATTTAATCGTCAGAGTTTGATGGAGATCGATATCTTTTTTAACCCAAGATCCACCAGTGAGGTGATGGCGGATAAGATTAGTCAGCTGTTAATTGAACGCCATGGTTTTGAGGACTTTACCCTGACCACTCAGGATCAGGTGCTGGTGACCATGGACAATATTCTCAGCATCCTCACTTTTGCCGGCGCCGGACTGGGGGCTATATCTCTGCTGGTAGGTGCCGTGGGGATCACCACTATTCTGATGATCACAGTCACCGAGCGCACCGGGGAAGTAGGGCTGTTGCGCGCCCTGGGTGGCACTACTCGGACTGTGCGCCTACTGTTTTTGGGTGAAGCGCTGGTGCTAGGCCTAATTGGCGGCGTCTGTGGGCTGTTATTGGTGGCGTTTTTGCT is part of the SAR92 clade bacterium H455 genome and encodes:
- a CDS encoding ABC transporter permease, producing MNFRDSNSWIFRALWMQRTRTLLTIVGFSIGIAAMVILSALGEGLRVFVLNEFTQFGSHIIAVNPGKTETFGLSGLLNTTRPLSLSDATAISQMPNVEEVVPLVMGNAKVKYHQRARYTDVAGVGGAADKAWKLEIAQGKFLPKDDLQRARALVVLGSKVKEELFAGINPVGSFVRIGSERFRVVGVVAPKGEFLGTDLDDMVFIPAGKGMQLFNRQSLMEIDIFFNPRSTSEVMADKISQLLIERHGFEDFTLTTQDQVLVTMDNILSILTFAGAGLGAISLLVGAVGITTILMITVTERTGEVGLLRALGGTTRTVRLLFLGEALVLGLIGGVCGLLLVAFLLLLIYLFVPALPVALSPTIVLGALGISMLIGLLAGSQPAASAAKMTPIDALRAE
- a CDS encoding ABC transporter ATP-binding protein: MIKLEKINKTYQVGDSPLRALADVSLDIESGEYLSVMGPSGSGKSTLLNMIGLLDRPDSGRYWFDQIATEELNEERRAHLRGENIGFIFQSFHLINRLTAFENIELPMMLAGLPLKQRRSAVTDVLAMVGLSGRASHKPNQLSGGQLQRVAIARAIVMRPRLLLADEPTGNLDSRSGAEVIDVLEKLNQDGITLITVTHDQKLGDRARRHIRMVDGMIDRDQDGFSLTPENIHQPIKSNNETN
- a CDS encoding ABC transporter permease → MKLIDQLLFNRQVFLRHRVRTLLMLLAVAIGVASVILLTSLGEGARGYVDREFSALGNRILIVLPGRKETTGGGPPMYGASPRDLTLEDAGALGRIPGVLAVAPIVAGTTTISHSSLSREVITLGSTAKFFAVRQLQVGTGSLLSARAESEPLAVAVLGVKVKRELFGSSRALGRWVRVGDRRMRVIGVLEERGESLGLDMRDMLVIPVRTAEQLFDSPSLFRILLDIAPSADSDKIKDKIVNVIRKRHDGEEDVTVISQDSMLAAFDNILATLTMAIAAISSISLLVAGILIMNISLISVSQRRQEIGLLKAIGASSRKIKQLFIGESLMLISMGSAVGISFAFALITLFAGLWPSFPLQPPVWAVPAALLVAFATGLVFSIIPAKRAAALDPVLALRGQQ